ACTACTCTACTTACTCTCTATCTCTCAACCTCGTTTTGACTCTCTGTATCTAATTTTCTTCATAGTACTTACtgtcaccaccaccaacaaGAAGAAGCAATGTCAACTGTCACAGCAACCTCCCCAGCCGCCGGATCGTTTTGTATTCCGAGATCACGGAGGCGCATCAATATGCCTCGGTTCACCATGACCGTCCGATCTAGTAACGCCGTCTCTGTTGGCGTTGCTCCAATCTTGACCAAGTTTAAGCACGACTGTGCTACCCCTCTGCCCCTTTTGCGCCACGTGGCGGATGCAATGGCCACTGATATGCGCGCTGGGCTTGCCGTTGATGGCGGGAGTGATCTCAAGATGATCCTCAGCTATGTTGATACTCTCCCTACTGggtgtgtgtttttttgttactttgatCCTCTCACTCTATGTATGAATATGGACTTGGTTTTTATTCCTAATAATATGTTGGAAAAAAGTTAGTAACTTTATGCTAGTAAAGATCAAtaaccttctttttctttctctgaattttttatttttattattatttaatttggtGCCAAAGTTGTTTTCGATTCTTAATTTTAAGTGGGCTCAATTTTGTCTACatgaattttaaaatgttatcaAATTTATGTGTTGTGTATTGTAAAAGGAATGAGAGAGGGTTGTTTTATGCTTTGGATCTTGGTGGCACAAACTTCCGGGTGCTAAGGGTGCAGTTAGGTGGGAAGGAAGAGCGTGTGATCGCCACCGAGTTTGATCAAGTGTCCATTCCTCAAGAGCTCATGTTTGGTACCTCTGAGGTCTGTTTCCACCATCATTTTGGTAcaatgttatgttttttttttgttgttgttaattaGTGTGTTTTGACCAAGAGTCATGTGGCTCATTAGAATTGTCTAGTTCTTTCTGTGGAGAGAAACCTGGGTTCTAATCCCCAACCCCACTTGATCCCCTCTCAATTGGGGTTTTTCATTTTGGTATAATTTTTAGTATGTTATATGGCAACTTTTTTATAAGCTGTTGTTAATTCTTTTGAGTCCAAAACTGCAGGAGCTTTTCGATTTTATAGCTTCTGGGTTGGCCAAATTTGCAGAAAAGGAGGGTGGAAAGTTTCATCTGCCACCTGGAAGGAAAAGGGAGATTGGATTCACATTCTCTTTTCCTGTGAGGCAGACGTCTATAGACTCCGGCATACTAATCAAGTGGACAAAGGGTTTTGCCGTCTCTGGAACGGTTTGTATTTTACATGTTTATAATGGCATAAGTAGGAGATGCAATTGATGATTTTTGCCCTGTTTCTACTATTTATATTAGCAACGATATTTGTGATGAAATTAGATTATAGTATTGAAATTTGTGCGATCAATTCAATTCCATTAGCAGTAGTACCTGAAAGGTGGCAGGGATATATATTGAAGCatgataaaataactttttggaAAAAGGATTATGCTCAATGAGAAAAGTCTCAGCTGGGGAGGGGGACACTGTTGTAACATGattgccttaaaaaaaaaaagggaacagtttatgatataaaatttaTGGAAAACGTGTACTCCCATAATTGTTTTAGCACTTCCCTTCCAGCTCCAGAAAAGGACTTTTCATTAGTCAATTTCTGTTTGGGAAGAAAGTATCTTGTGGCATTGGTTGATTCAGTTGGTTGGCTATATGCATATCGACCAGAGGAGcttctcaaaatttttcaaagctGTGATTTAGATTGCACATGAGTTTGTTTGACAAGACTACAGAAAGAGAGCCAGTTTATGATGTGGTAGGAACTAATTGTAAGCGAAATAAAGCCTGATGGAATCTAGGTCAAATGAtggtttttaaaatagttttgcAATTCCATTTCAATGAAAATTAGACTATGAACAATCTTATATTGTAGTGTTTTGTGGCTGATCTGACTTATAGTAACTTTTGTTTGCTGTCTTTGGTCAATTTTTAATAACCTTAATACTTTCTTTTGGTAAATTTCAGCCCTATTTCTTATAGTGGTGGCATAAACTTGTTAACTTTATACAAGCATAATGGAGAACTTCGAACTCCTTACAGGCAGGAAGAGACGTAGTGGCTTGTTTAAATGAGGCTATGGATAGGCAAGGACTGGACATGCGGGTGTCTGCCCTGGTATGTTGTTCTTATGTTTGCTTCTTCTTTGAAGAAATTTGTAGATCAATGAATTGATcaagattttataaattaatgcaaAGTAGGTTAATGATACTGTTGGAACATTAGCTGGAGCAAGATACTGGGATGACGATGTCATGGTCGCTGTCATTTTGGGTACTGGAACCAATGCTTGCTACGTTGAACGGATGGATGCTATTCCTAAACTTCAGGGTCATGTGCCTCCTTCTGGAAGAACGGTGTATATGAGTTCCCCAATGCTTATCTCTCCCTTTATAGATTTTAAAATACCCATTGTTTAGATTATAaccttaatttaaaatttaaaaaaaaaaaaaaaccattgcagATTGTTAATACTGAGTGGGGAGCATTCTCAAATGGTCTTCCTTTAACTGTTTTTGATAGAGACATGGATGCTGCTAGTATTAATCCTGGTGAGCAGGTAAGCTCTAGTTTCTGTTTCAATGTTCATTTATTGTTTAAGGTATAATTGAATTATGGAATACAAAGTCATCAATGGTGTTCATATTTTATGGACAGATCTTTGAGAAGACAATCTCTGGAATGTATCTCGGTGAAATTGTACGAAGAGTGCTACTAAAGATGGCTGCAGAAGGATCCTTGTTTGGTGAATCTGTTCCAGAAAAACTATCCACTCCATTTGTACTCCGGTAACTAGAACTTTCACTCTTCTTCACCAAAAATCTAGTGatgttaaatttcaaattcatcTTAAGTTGTTCTTGTAGATCTAAATGAATTCTGTTGCTATCTGGTTGAGTTATATTTACTTTGCATTCTATTTGGGCCATTGCTGTCTGTATCCTGTTatgggactttttttttttttcacattttggtTCTCATATCCTTGACAAAATGATTGTTGTGCTTTCAACAAATCTTCAGCATTGTTGTGTGCCCCTGCATTTTCATTTCAAATCAGGAATTACAATCTAATTACCCTTGCTTGAAAGCTAGGTATAATAAATCatgaaaaacttgattttcacTTATTCATGAAATCTGCAGTGAGCTGACCTATCTTTAGGACAATTTCCCTTTTTTTCACAACTAATCTTCGGTCAGTTATAATTAGAGTTCTCATTACAATTGTTTGTTCTGAACTAATGACAGGACTCCAGATCTTTCTGCCATGCAGCAGGACACCTCAGATGATCTTAATGTTGTCGGATCAATCCTCTATAACATAGCTGGGGTAAACTCCTTGCATTGTCCCACCCTTTTAAAAATCAACCTCTATATTGTGATAATGAATAAGAGGGTTGGGAAGCATGGACTGTGAATAAATTGCATACGTGAGAATAATTTTCAGAGGCCTcttgataatattaaaattttgaatcaatGTGAGTGCTGGAATATAGTACAGTAGATATCGGAAGCACTTATTTCTACACGCACAACATACATGAGTGGCATTCTGACTGTACTATGAGAACAAGTGGAGTTTTGCATTACTGgttcataattatttttttcaagataATAACAGTTTTGTTGACCTCCATGTATCTTGTAAAAAGAAGGGCGGTGGGGGGTTGGCATTGAAAGATTGCAAGTGAATAGAAGCTGGGGcaa
This genomic stretch from Castanea sativa cultivar Marrone di Chiusa Pesio chromosome 1, ASM4071231v1 harbors:
- the LOC142622099 gene encoding hexokinase-2, chloroplastic; its protein translation is MSTVTATSPAAGSFCIPRSRRRINMPRFTMTVRSSNAVSVGVAPILTKFKHDCATPLPLLRHVADAMATDMRAGLAVDGGSDLKMILSYVDTLPTGNERGLFYALDLGGTNFRVLRVQLGGKEERVIATEFDQVSIPQELMFGTSEELFDFIASGLAKFAEKEGGKFHLPPGRKREIGFTFSFPVRQTSIDSGILIKWTKGFAVSGTAGRDVVACLNEAMDRQGLDMRVSALVNDTVGTLAGARYWDDDVMVAVILGTGTNACYVERMDAIPKLQGHVPPSGRTIVNTEWGAFSNGLPLTVFDRDMDAASINPGEQIFEKTISGMYLGEIVRRVLLKMAAEGSLFGESVPEKLSTPFVLRTPDLSAMQQDTSDDLNVVGSILYNIAGVESNLSARKIVLEVCDTIVMRGGRLAGAGIVGILQKMEEDSTGLIFGKRTVVAMDGGLYEHYPQYKRYLKDAVKEILGLEKSKIVVIEHTKDGSGIGASLLAASNSEYEHDF